Proteins encoded in a region of the Podarcis muralis chromosome 6, rPodMur119.hap1.1, whole genome shotgun sequence genome:
- the SENP2 gene encoding sentrin-specific protease 2 isoform X2 translates to MGPSAPGSCWTSTPINPSQDGPCTWWHAEDPDEKQAKRQKLGIFETLHQGIASLIKLPSHLTTKYFQTGDWHAETTDEIISNGSGNSDDKKMEPFSGMQKLELDTKTGCSTSMHPNEEMVTDCHRVKTCLRHECSVRKSSKKSHNSVQEGLPAWKIATHKHFLETSPLETGRHLRKLHCTVEEGVQREEREKYKQLLEQEKEKCYKNHSSPTRAKCLDVQREVHQPLKTHCCVEIDDPSFDTQRNGVKNFGCLCPQRAANSSVTVAERTPEPKKLVHKKESLKHCLTNDLSEDVSRRLSLGQEESSYGRHSLVETEEQKYLSLDKATESLPYLTEDMEREIANVLNCGDDDEILTSAFKLNITRGDIQRLRGQQWLNDVVINFYMNLLMERNKQLGFPVLYAFNTFFYPKLSSDGYNAVRRWTKQVDLFQHDIILVPIHIRVHWALAVIDMRRETIKYFDSMGQDGHVICKRLLHFLQEESKARRNMVIKASSWTLYSMEPHEIPQQLNGSDCGMFACKYADFISRDKPISFTQRHMPYYRKRMAWEILHQRLL, encoded by the exons ATGGGGCCTTCGGCTCCGGGTtcctgttggacttcaactcccatcaaccccagccaggacGGTCCATG TACTTGGTGGCATGCTGAAGACCCCGATGAGAAGCAAGCAAAAAGGCAGAAGCTTG GTATTTTTGAAACACTGCATCAGGGGATTGCCTCTCTAATTAAACTACCTTCCCATCTGACAACTAAGTATTTTCAGACTGGAGATTGGCATGCAGAAACTACAGACGAG ATTATTTCAAATGGATCTGGTAATTCAGATGATAAGAAGATGGAACCTTTCTCTGGGATGCAGAAGCTTGAATTGG ATACAAAAACTGGTTGCAGTACCAGTATGCATCCAAATGAAGAGATGGTAACTGATTGTCACAGAGTTAAAACCTGTCTGAG GCATGAATGTAGTGTCAGAAAGAGTAGCAAGAAAAGCCATAATTCAGTTCAAGAGGGCTTGCCAGCATGGAAAATTGCTACCCACAAGCATTTCTTAGAAACTTCCCCTCTAGAGACTGGAAGACATCTAAGGAAGCTTCACTGTACGGTGGAAGAG GGAGTACAGAGAGAGGAGCGAGAAAAATACAAACAGCTGCtggaacaagaaaaagaaaaatgctataAAAACCACTCCTCTCCCACAAGAGCCAAGTGCTTGGA TGTCCAGCGTGAAGTCCATCAGCCGCTAAAAACTCATTGCTGTGTAGAAATTGATGACCCTTCATTTGACACACAAAGGAATG gtgTTAAAAACTTTGGCTGCCTGTGCCCTCAAAGAGCAGCAAACAG ttcAGTGACAGTAGCAGAAAGAACTCCAGAACCTAAAAAGTTAGTACATAAAAAAGAG AGTTTAAAGCATTGCTTGACAAATGATCTATCAGAGGATGTGTCACGTAGGTTAAGCCTGGGCCAGGAAGAATCATCATATGGAAGGCATTCTCTAGTTGAGACAGAAGAACAGAAATATCTGAGCTTGGACAAGGCTACAGAGAGCCTTCCTTACCTTACAGAG GATATGGAGAGAGAGATAGCGAATGTGCTGAACTGTGGCGACGACGACGAAATCCTGACTAGTGCCTTCAAGCTGAACATTACACGTGGAGACATCCAGAGACTGAGAGGCCAGCAGTGGCTCAATGATGTG GTTATTAACTTCTATATGAACCTTCTGATGGAGAGAAATAAACAACTGGGCTTTCCAGTACTGTATGCGTTTAATACTTTCTTCTACCCCAAGCTAAGTTCTGATGGCTATAATGCGGTCAGAAGATGGACCAAGCAAGTGGACTTGTTTCAGCATGATATAATCTTAGTGCCCATTCATATCAGAGTACATTGGGCGTTAGCG GTTATAGACATGAGGAGAGAGACCATCAAATATTTTGATTCAATGGGACAAGATGGCCATGTGATATGTAAGAGATTGCT GCATTTTCTGCAGGAAGAAAGCAAAGCCAGGAGAAACATGGTCATAAAAGCTTCATCATGGACACTTTACAGTATGGAACCACAT GAAATTCCGCAGCAGTTGAACGGCAGTGACTGCGGAATGTTTGCTTGTAAATATGCAGACTTCATCTCCAGGGATAAACCCATTTCATTTACACAG cgTCACATGCCTTACTACCGCAAAAGGATGGCATGGGAGATACTTCACCAGCGACTGCTGTGA
- the SENP2 gene encoding sentrin-specific protease 2 isoform X5, with protein MYKWLSQALRSWLLPSPPYRRDAEPSLPRPRKRRHPSTWWHAEDPDEKQAKRQKLGIFETLHQGIASLIKLPSHLTTKYFQTGDWHAETTDEIISNGSGNSDDKKMEPFSGMQKLELDTKTGCSTSMHPNEEMVTDCHRVKTCLRHECSVRKSSKKSHNSVQEGLPAWKIATHKHFLETSPLETGRHLRKLHCTVEEGVQREEREKYKQLLEQEKEKCYKNHSSPTRAKCLDVQREVHQPLKTHCCVEIDDPSFDTQRNGVKNFGCLCPQRAANSSVTVAERTPEPKKLVHKKEDMEREIANVLNCGDDDEILTSAFKLNITRGDIQRLRGQQWLNDVVINFYMNLLMERNKQLGFPVLYAFNTFFYPKLSSDGYNAVRRWTKQVDLFQHDIILVPIHIRVHWALAVIDMRRETIKYFDSMGQDGHVICKRLLHFLQEESKARRNMVIKASSWTLYSMEPHEIPQQLNGSDCGMFACKYADFISRDKPISFTQRHMPYYRKRMAWEILHQRLL; from the exons ATGTACAAATGGCTCTCCCAGGCGCTGCGCTCCTGGCTGCTCCCTTCTCCCCCTTATCGCCGCGACGCGGAGCCTTCGCTCCCTCGGCCGCGGAAAAGGCGCCACCCCAG TACTTGGTGGCATGCTGAAGACCCCGATGAGAAGCAAGCAAAAAGGCAGAAGCTTG GTATTTTTGAAACACTGCATCAGGGGATTGCCTCTCTAATTAAACTACCTTCCCATCTGACAACTAAGTATTTTCAGACTGGAGATTGGCATGCAGAAACTACAGACGAG ATTATTTCAAATGGATCTGGTAATTCAGATGATAAGAAGATGGAACCTTTCTCTGGGATGCAGAAGCTTGAATTGG ATACAAAAACTGGTTGCAGTACCAGTATGCATCCAAATGAAGAGATGGTAACTGATTGTCACAGAGTTAAAACCTGTCTGAG GCATGAATGTAGTGTCAGAAAGAGTAGCAAGAAAAGCCATAATTCAGTTCAAGAGGGCTTGCCAGCATGGAAAATTGCTACCCACAAGCATTTCTTAGAAACTTCCCCTCTAGAGACTGGAAGACATCTAAGGAAGCTTCACTGTACGGTGGAAGAG GGAGTACAGAGAGAGGAGCGAGAAAAATACAAACAGCTGCtggaacaagaaaaagaaaaatgctataAAAACCACTCCTCTCCCACAAGAGCCAAGTGCTTGGA TGTCCAGCGTGAAGTCCATCAGCCGCTAAAAACTCATTGCTGTGTAGAAATTGATGACCCTTCATTTGACACACAAAGGAATG gtgTTAAAAACTTTGGCTGCCTGTGCCCTCAAAGAGCAGCAAACAG ttcAGTGACAGTAGCAGAAAGAACTCCAGAACCTAAAAAGTTAGTACATAAAAAAGAG GATATGGAGAGAGAGATAGCGAATGTGCTGAACTGTGGCGACGACGACGAAATCCTGACTAGTGCCTTCAAGCTGAACATTACACGTGGAGACATCCAGAGACTGAGAGGCCAGCAGTGGCTCAATGATGTG GTTATTAACTTCTATATGAACCTTCTGATGGAGAGAAATAAACAACTGGGCTTTCCAGTACTGTATGCGTTTAATACTTTCTTCTACCCCAAGCTAAGTTCTGATGGCTATAATGCGGTCAGAAGATGGACCAAGCAAGTGGACTTGTTTCAGCATGATATAATCTTAGTGCCCATTCATATCAGAGTACATTGGGCGTTAGCG GTTATAGACATGAGGAGAGAGACCATCAAATATTTTGATTCAATGGGACAAGATGGCCATGTGATATGTAAGAGATTGCT GCATTTTCTGCAGGAAGAAAGCAAAGCCAGGAGAAACATGGTCATAAAAGCTTCATCATGGACACTTTACAGTATGGAACCACAT GAAATTCCGCAGCAGTTGAACGGCAGTGACTGCGGAATGTTTGCTTGTAAATATGCAGACTTCATCTCCAGGGATAAACCCATTTCATTTACACAG cgTCACATGCCTTACTACCGCAAAAGGATGGCATGGGAGATACTTCACCAGCGACTGCTGTGA
- the SENP2 gene encoding sentrin-specific protease 2 isoform X1 codes for MYKWLSQALRSWLLPSPPYRRDAEPSLPRPRKRRHPSTWWHAEDPDEKQAKRQKLGIFETLHQGIASLIKLPSHLTTKYFQTGDWHAETTDEIISNGSGNSDDKKMEPFSGMQKLELDTKTGCSTSMHPNEEMVTDCHRVKTCLRHECSVRKSSKKSHNSVQEGLPAWKIATHKHFLETSPLETGRHLRKLHCTVEEGVQREEREKYKQLLEQEKEKCYKNHSSPTRAKCLDVQREVHQPLKTHCCVEIDDPSFDTQRNGVKNFGCLCPQRAANSSVTVAERTPEPKKLVHKKESLKHCLTNDLSEDVSRRLSLGQEESSYGRHSLVETEEQKYLSLDKATESLPYLTEDMEREIANVLNCGDDDEILTSAFKLNITRGDIQRLRGQQWLNDVVINFYMNLLMERNKQLGFPVLYAFNTFFYPKLSSDGYNAVRRWTKQVDLFQHDIILVPIHIRVHWALAVIDMRRETIKYFDSMGQDGHVICKRLLHFLQEESKARRNMVIKASSWTLYSMEPHEIPQQLNGSDCGMFACKYADFISRDKPISFTQRHMPYYRKRMAWEILHQRLL; via the exons ATGTACAAATGGCTCTCCCAGGCGCTGCGCTCCTGGCTGCTCCCTTCTCCCCCTTATCGCCGCGACGCGGAGCCTTCGCTCCCTCGGCCGCGGAAAAGGCGCCACCCCAG TACTTGGTGGCATGCTGAAGACCCCGATGAGAAGCAAGCAAAAAGGCAGAAGCTTG GTATTTTTGAAACACTGCATCAGGGGATTGCCTCTCTAATTAAACTACCTTCCCATCTGACAACTAAGTATTTTCAGACTGGAGATTGGCATGCAGAAACTACAGACGAG ATTATTTCAAATGGATCTGGTAATTCAGATGATAAGAAGATGGAACCTTTCTCTGGGATGCAGAAGCTTGAATTGG ATACAAAAACTGGTTGCAGTACCAGTATGCATCCAAATGAAGAGATGGTAACTGATTGTCACAGAGTTAAAACCTGTCTGAG GCATGAATGTAGTGTCAGAAAGAGTAGCAAGAAAAGCCATAATTCAGTTCAAGAGGGCTTGCCAGCATGGAAAATTGCTACCCACAAGCATTTCTTAGAAACTTCCCCTCTAGAGACTGGAAGACATCTAAGGAAGCTTCACTGTACGGTGGAAGAG GGAGTACAGAGAGAGGAGCGAGAAAAATACAAACAGCTGCtggaacaagaaaaagaaaaatgctataAAAACCACTCCTCTCCCACAAGAGCCAAGTGCTTGGA TGTCCAGCGTGAAGTCCATCAGCCGCTAAAAACTCATTGCTGTGTAGAAATTGATGACCCTTCATTTGACACACAAAGGAATG gtgTTAAAAACTTTGGCTGCCTGTGCCCTCAAAGAGCAGCAAACAG ttcAGTGACAGTAGCAGAAAGAACTCCAGAACCTAAAAAGTTAGTACATAAAAAAGAG AGTTTAAAGCATTGCTTGACAAATGATCTATCAGAGGATGTGTCACGTAGGTTAAGCCTGGGCCAGGAAGAATCATCATATGGAAGGCATTCTCTAGTTGAGACAGAAGAACAGAAATATCTGAGCTTGGACAAGGCTACAGAGAGCCTTCCTTACCTTACAGAG GATATGGAGAGAGAGATAGCGAATGTGCTGAACTGTGGCGACGACGACGAAATCCTGACTAGTGCCTTCAAGCTGAACATTACACGTGGAGACATCCAGAGACTGAGAGGCCAGCAGTGGCTCAATGATGTG GTTATTAACTTCTATATGAACCTTCTGATGGAGAGAAATAAACAACTGGGCTTTCCAGTACTGTATGCGTTTAATACTTTCTTCTACCCCAAGCTAAGTTCTGATGGCTATAATGCGGTCAGAAGATGGACCAAGCAAGTGGACTTGTTTCAGCATGATATAATCTTAGTGCCCATTCATATCAGAGTACATTGGGCGTTAGCG GTTATAGACATGAGGAGAGAGACCATCAAATATTTTGATTCAATGGGACAAGATGGCCATGTGATATGTAAGAGATTGCT GCATTTTCTGCAGGAAGAAAGCAAAGCCAGGAGAAACATGGTCATAAAAGCTTCATCATGGACACTTTACAGTATGGAACCACAT GAAATTCCGCAGCAGTTGAACGGCAGTGACTGCGGAATGTTTGCTTGTAAATATGCAGACTTCATCTCCAGGGATAAACCCATTTCATTTACACAG cgTCACATGCCTTACTACCGCAAAAGGATGGCATGGGAGATACTTCACCAGCGACTGCTGTGA
- the SENP2 gene encoding sentrin-specific protease 2 isoform X4: MYKWLSQALRSWLLPSPPYRRDAEPSLPRPRKRRHPSTWWHAEDPDEKQAKRQKLGIFETLHQGIASLIKLPSHLTTKYFQTGDWHAETTDEIISNGSGNSDDKKMEPFSGMQKLELDTKTGCSTSMHPNEEMVTDCHRVKTCLRHECSVRKSSKKSHNSVQEGLPAWKIATHKHFLETSPLETGRHLRKLHCTVEEGVQREEREKYKQLLEQEKEKCYKNHSSPTRAKCLDVQREVHQPLKTHCCVEIDDPSFDTQRNGVKNFGCLCPQRAANRLSLGQEESSYGRHSLVETEEQKYLSLDKATESLPYLTEDMEREIANVLNCGDDDEILTSAFKLNITRGDIQRLRGQQWLNDVVINFYMNLLMERNKQLGFPVLYAFNTFFYPKLSSDGYNAVRRWTKQVDLFQHDIILVPIHIRVHWALAVIDMRRETIKYFDSMGQDGHVICKRLLHFLQEESKARRNMVIKASSWTLYSMEPHEIPQQLNGSDCGMFACKYADFISRDKPISFTQRHMPYYRKRMAWEILHQRLL; the protein is encoded by the exons ATGTACAAATGGCTCTCCCAGGCGCTGCGCTCCTGGCTGCTCCCTTCTCCCCCTTATCGCCGCGACGCGGAGCCTTCGCTCCCTCGGCCGCGGAAAAGGCGCCACCCCAG TACTTGGTGGCATGCTGAAGACCCCGATGAGAAGCAAGCAAAAAGGCAGAAGCTTG GTATTTTTGAAACACTGCATCAGGGGATTGCCTCTCTAATTAAACTACCTTCCCATCTGACAACTAAGTATTTTCAGACTGGAGATTGGCATGCAGAAACTACAGACGAG ATTATTTCAAATGGATCTGGTAATTCAGATGATAAGAAGATGGAACCTTTCTCTGGGATGCAGAAGCTTGAATTGG ATACAAAAACTGGTTGCAGTACCAGTATGCATCCAAATGAAGAGATGGTAACTGATTGTCACAGAGTTAAAACCTGTCTGAG GCATGAATGTAGTGTCAGAAAGAGTAGCAAGAAAAGCCATAATTCAGTTCAAGAGGGCTTGCCAGCATGGAAAATTGCTACCCACAAGCATTTCTTAGAAACTTCCCCTCTAGAGACTGGAAGACATCTAAGGAAGCTTCACTGTACGGTGGAAGAG GGAGTACAGAGAGAGGAGCGAGAAAAATACAAACAGCTGCtggaacaagaaaaagaaaaatgctataAAAACCACTCCTCTCCCACAAGAGCCAAGTGCTTGGA TGTCCAGCGTGAAGTCCATCAGCCGCTAAAAACTCATTGCTGTGTAGAAATTGATGACCCTTCATTTGACACACAAAGGAATG gtgTTAAAAACTTTGGCTGCCTGTGCCCTCAAAGAGCAGCAAACAG GTTAAGCCTGGGCCAGGAAGAATCATCATATGGAAGGCATTCTCTAGTTGAGACAGAAGAACAGAAATATCTGAGCTTGGACAAGGCTACAGAGAGCCTTCCTTACCTTACAGAG GATATGGAGAGAGAGATAGCGAATGTGCTGAACTGTGGCGACGACGACGAAATCCTGACTAGTGCCTTCAAGCTGAACATTACACGTGGAGACATCCAGAGACTGAGAGGCCAGCAGTGGCTCAATGATGTG GTTATTAACTTCTATATGAACCTTCTGATGGAGAGAAATAAACAACTGGGCTTTCCAGTACTGTATGCGTTTAATACTTTCTTCTACCCCAAGCTAAGTTCTGATGGCTATAATGCGGTCAGAAGATGGACCAAGCAAGTGGACTTGTTTCAGCATGATATAATCTTAGTGCCCATTCATATCAGAGTACATTGGGCGTTAGCG GTTATAGACATGAGGAGAGAGACCATCAAATATTTTGATTCAATGGGACAAGATGGCCATGTGATATGTAAGAGATTGCT GCATTTTCTGCAGGAAGAAAGCAAAGCCAGGAGAAACATGGTCATAAAAGCTTCATCATGGACACTTTACAGTATGGAACCACAT GAAATTCCGCAGCAGTTGAACGGCAGTGACTGCGGAATGTTTGCTTGTAAATATGCAGACTTCATCTCCAGGGATAAACCCATTTCATTTACACAG cgTCACATGCCTTACTACCGCAAAAGGATGGCATGGGAGATACTTCACCAGCGACTGCTGTGA
- the SENP2 gene encoding sentrin-specific protease 2 isoform X3: MELGPNTWWHAEDPDEKQAKRQKLGIFETLHQGIASLIKLPSHLTTKYFQTGDWHAETTDEIISNGSGNSDDKKMEPFSGMQKLELDTKTGCSTSMHPNEEMVTDCHRVKTCLRHECSVRKSSKKSHNSVQEGLPAWKIATHKHFLETSPLETGRHLRKLHCTVEEGVQREEREKYKQLLEQEKEKCYKNHSSPTRAKCLDVQREVHQPLKTHCCVEIDDPSFDTQRNGVKNFGCLCPQRAANSSVTVAERTPEPKKLVHKKESLKHCLTNDLSEDVSRRLSLGQEESSYGRHSLVETEEQKYLSLDKATESLPYLTEDMEREIANVLNCGDDDEILTSAFKLNITRGDIQRLRGQQWLNDVVINFYMNLLMERNKQLGFPVLYAFNTFFYPKLSSDGYNAVRRWTKQVDLFQHDIILVPIHIRVHWALAVIDMRRETIKYFDSMGQDGHVICKRLLHFLQEESKARRNMVIKASSWTLYSMEPHEIPQQLNGSDCGMFACKYADFISRDKPISFTQRHMPYYRKRMAWEILHQRLL; this comes from the exons ATGGAGCTCGGCCCAAA TACTTGGTGGCATGCTGAAGACCCCGATGAGAAGCAAGCAAAAAGGCAGAAGCTTG GTATTTTTGAAACACTGCATCAGGGGATTGCCTCTCTAATTAAACTACCTTCCCATCTGACAACTAAGTATTTTCAGACTGGAGATTGGCATGCAGAAACTACAGACGAG ATTATTTCAAATGGATCTGGTAATTCAGATGATAAGAAGATGGAACCTTTCTCTGGGATGCAGAAGCTTGAATTGG ATACAAAAACTGGTTGCAGTACCAGTATGCATCCAAATGAAGAGATGGTAACTGATTGTCACAGAGTTAAAACCTGTCTGAG GCATGAATGTAGTGTCAGAAAGAGTAGCAAGAAAAGCCATAATTCAGTTCAAGAGGGCTTGCCAGCATGGAAAATTGCTACCCACAAGCATTTCTTAGAAACTTCCCCTCTAGAGACTGGAAGACATCTAAGGAAGCTTCACTGTACGGTGGAAGAG GGAGTACAGAGAGAGGAGCGAGAAAAATACAAACAGCTGCtggaacaagaaaaagaaaaatgctataAAAACCACTCCTCTCCCACAAGAGCCAAGTGCTTGGA TGTCCAGCGTGAAGTCCATCAGCCGCTAAAAACTCATTGCTGTGTAGAAATTGATGACCCTTCATTTGACACACAAAGGAATG gtgTTAAAAACTTTGGCTGCCTGTGCCCTCAAAGAGCAGCAAACAG ttcAGTGACAGTAGCAGAAAGAACTCCAGAACCTAAAAAGTTAGTACATAAAAAAGAG AGTTTAAAGCATTGCTTGACAAATGATCTATCAGAGGATGTGTCACGTAGGTTAAGCCTGGGCCAGGAAGAATCATCATATGGAAGGCATTCTCTAGTTGAGACAGAAGAACAGAAATATCTGAGCTTGGACAAGGCTACAGAGAGCCTTCCTTACCTTACAGAG GATATGGAGAGAGAGATAGCGAATGTGCTGAACTGTGGCGACGACGACGAAATCCTGACTAGTGCCTTCAAGCTGAACATTACACGTGGAGACATCCAGAGACTGAGAGGCCAGCAGTGGCTCAATGATGTG GTTATTAACTTCTATATGAACCTTCTGATGGAGAGAAATAAACAACTGGGCTTTCCAGTACTGTATGCGTTTAATACTTTCTTCTACCCCAAGCTAAGTTCTGATGGCTATAATGCGGTCAGAAGATGGACCAAGCAAGTGGACTTGTTTCAGCATGATATAATCTTAGTGCCCATTCATATCAGAGTACATTGGGCGTTAGCG GTTATAGACATGAGGAGAGAGACCATCAAATATTTTGATTCAATGGGACAAGATGGCCATGTGATATGTAAGAGATTGCT GCATTTTCTGCAGGAAGAAAGCAAAGCCAGGAGAAACATGGTCATAAAAGCTTCATCATGGACACTTTACAGTATGGAACCACAT GAAATTCCGCAGCAGTTGAACGGCAGTGACTGCGGAATGTTTGCTTGTAAATATGCAGACTTCATCTCCAGGGATAAACCCATTTCATTTACACAG cgTCACATGCCTTACTACCGCAAAAGGATGGCATGGGAGATACTTCACCAGCGACTGCTGTGA